GACACTGGTTTTTCGTCTAGGATCAAAGGATGCACAGAAATGATCTTAGTTTAAAATACTGTTGAGAATGAGGTAACTGCTTTCATTTCGGTATTTCAAACATGAGTCATGCCTTCAGTATCCAAAATTTAAAACAGGATGACAGGAAAATTTTAAAGATACAGGTTTTCATAGTTCCTAGGGCTTGGTTATTACGAAATACTGTTTTTTGTCGGAAAGTAATTTTTGGCTTACACTCAATTTTCAAtgatattgaattaaattactgtaaaagttaaaaataaagtgaaaatgCTTATAGAAAGTATGCGTAGATAGTCACGCATCGTTATAGGTTTTAATAGCCCGCTTTCGCCTCGCATCACGCGCCAACGTTACTTCTAAACATAGAACTACATTGTCCTAACAAAGCATGGTATTGCATCaaagaaaaaggttttaatgttttaaaaacccATCAAAGGACTTCTAATTTCAGGTCAAGCTATGTTAGCAGTGGACCGAGGTCCCTCCCTCATATGGGGGGAAGTAAACGACACAATGGGAACGGGCACTCGGCTCGGCTCAGCCCACCTGCGCAGGCGCCGCCGTCACATgcaaacaacaacaacaataataataacaacaacatcAATACTAACCAGAATGATGAACTTATTACGTACATCTATGATTCTTGGAATAAGGTACGTTATATCACTTTGTATGTAATTGAGTTTTTCCTTCCGCCTCGagtatcatttgcctagccttttcctaactatgttggggtcggcttccagtctaagctgagtaccagtgttttaatcTTCCGCCTGAGAAGTGAGTATCAAAAAATGTGGCAATTTTGCGCAGTCTTTACCCGGCGGAAAATGGGGCATCTCTTGGGGATACctatcataaaaaagtttagtttAGACTTGCCATTTTTGACATGTAAATGTCGAGAGCAGTATAATATGGTCCGCTACAGTTAAAAAGCTTACTTACTAAAAAGCTAAGTAGCGTAAGGCAGACTCCTCCACCAAGGAAAGAAGAttattaatctatactaatattataaagctgaagagtttgtttgtttgtttgaatgcgctaatacTGAACTAACTAACACTG
Above is a window of Helicoverpa armigera isolate CAAS_96S chromosome 11, ASM3070526v1, whole genome shotgun sequence DNA encoding:
- the LOC110371989 gene encoding probable serine/threonine-protein kinase cdc7 isoform X2 is translated as MDRNNMRSSYVSSGPRSLPHMGGSKRHNGNGHSARLSPPAQAPPSHANNNNNNNNNNINTNQNDELITYIYDSWNKVTRELERGSEDAKYYQEVLAPRQLANFRPFNLDEWWARRLVQSLNRNKHRS
- the LOC110371989 gene encoding probable serine/threonine-protein kinase fhkE isoform X1, producing MDRNNMRTSNFRSSYVSSGPRSLPHMGGSKRHNGNGHSARLSPPAQAPPSHANNNNNNNNNNINTNQNDELITYIYDSWNKVTRELERGSEDAKYYQEVLAPRQLANFRPFNLDEWWARRLVQSLNRNKHRS